In Fusarium musae strain F31 chromosome 7, whole genome shotgun sequence, a single window of DNA contains:
- a CDS encoding hypothetical protein (EggNog:ENOG41) has translation MEGGSVGAAAASVGYPWIDYSIGVDDGRVMSEGGVYSLGQPGNLSFDIAAASNRSLKGLLDFTENTKARASESSSMRVIVPEDFSSPKKSQKTAIATFVSILQGLLDAKAEYVNVGKNWEESPPSEASNEGMQAYMEKAPFRSWCYDYYHSFDTFRDEYKQKFDKKPFIEATPQFFWNECKSVTEEENRQDTERLDVYRKWFLENIVHTSTPNAKEDTAVILPCGNDQVEHRNDPVAPPTMYKGIDSTTLALVLGASLLSFPFTQIPYESDISGQTEYQPVCISVLIHGNDKSAIQLIKKALEAGHIPTKVNVGRFTFPVKKSDHVNNRLQAPLSGQNVSDEL, from the exons ATGGAGGGTGGTTCagttggtgctgctgctgcctcaGTTGGGTACCCATGGATTGACTACAGCATTGGCGTTGATG ATGGTAGAGTGATGTCCGAAGGCGGCGTATACTCCTTGGGTCAGCCTGGAAATCTATCTTTCGACATAGCTGCGGCATCAAA TCGAAGCCTCAAGGGACTTCTCGATTTCACGGAAAATACGAAGGCTAGGGCTTCTGAGTCTTCTTCCATGAGGGTAATCGTACCAGAAGACTTTTCATCACCCAAAAAGTCTCAGAAAACAGCCATAGCGACTTTCGTATCAATTCTGCAGGGTCTCCTGGACGCGAAAGCCGAGTACGTCAATGTGGGCAAGAATTGGGAAGAAAGTCCTCCATCTGAAGCGTCGAATGAGGGAATGCAAGCATACATGGAAAAG GCACCTTTCCGGTCATGGTGTTATGATTACTACCATTCCTTTGACACTTTTCGAGATGAGTACAAGCAAAAGTTTGACAAGAAGCCATTTATCGAGGCTACGCCGCAATTCTTCTG GAACGAATGCAAGTCGGTaacagaagaggagaacCGCCAAGATACAGAACGTCTCGATGTATACCGGAAGTGGTTCCTTGAGAACATAGTGCATACTTCTACCCCCAATGCCAAGGAAGACACAGCCGTGATCCTTCCATGTGGAAATGATCAAGTTGAACATCGGAACGATCCTGTGGC CCCACCAACCATGTACAAAGGCATCGACTCTACAACACTGGCACTGGTATTGGGGGCTTCCCTATTATCATTTCCAT TCACTCAGATACCCTACGAGTCTGACATTTCTGGGCAGACAGAGTACCAGCCAGTCTGCATCTCGGTTCTCATCCACGGAAATGACAAATCGGCCATTCAATTGATCAAAAAGGCTCTAGAGGCAGGGCATATTCCCACCAAGGTTAATGTCGGGCGGTTCACGTTCCCAGTCAAGAAGTCGGATCATGTCAACAATCGCCTCCAAGCTCCCTTGTCGGGTCAGAATGTGTCGGACGAGCTGTAA